One part of the Ornithodoros turicata isolate Travis chromosome 2, ASM3712646v1, whole genome shotgun sequence genome encodes these proteins:
- the LOC135384570 gene encoding uncharacterized protein LOC135384570, giving the protein QTCVVLAISALALAGGHGGHGGQGGYSHQHRHQDDHGHYKFGYDIVNHYGAKNGRWEAGSAYGPVVGSYYLGDIDGRHRTVNYVADKRGFRAIVKTNEPGTKTSLPAAAPYVSAHGKHVPAYGHGGYGHGGYGHGGYSGYGHGGYSGYGGYGHGGYGGYGHGGYGGYGRGFYG; this is encoded by the exons caaacctgtg TGGTACTGGCCATATCGGCCCTCGCCCTCGCTGGGGGACATGGTGGTCACGGTGGTCAAGGAGGGTACAGTCACCAACACAGGCACCAAGAT GACCACGGACACTACAAGTTTGGCTACGACATCGTCAACCACTACGGTGCCAAGAACGGTCGCTGGGAGGCCGGGTCTGCTTATGGTCCAGTCGTCGGTTCTTACTACCTGGGTGACATCGACGGCAGACACCGTACCGTTAACTACGTAGCAGACAAGCGCGGCTTCCGCGCCATCGTCAAGACCAACGAACCCGGCACCAAGACTAGTCTTCCTGCCGCTGCACCTTACGTATCTGCTCACGGAAAGCACGTTCCTGCTTACGGCCACGGTGGTTACGGTCACGGAGGTTACGGCCACGGCGGCTATAGTGGATATGGTCACGGAGGTTATAGTGGATATGGAGGATACGGTCACGGAGGCTACGGTGGTTATGGGCATGGTGGTTATGGAGGCTATGGCCGCGGATTCTATGGTTAA